The segment tgctgcccGTGGCTGCTGCCTGGCCGGATGCTCTGTCTTGATTAGCCCTtcactccccctccctgccctgcctccccatCACTTTGGCCGCCGGGGCCCTGGAGGCAAGCATTCCCCCTGGCCCCCATGGGAGCGCTCACACCTGCTCTCTGGCACTGAGAGCCCAAACAGGCTgaggacccccccaccctccaaacccCTCAGCTTGTTCTGGATCACTTGACCTCCTTACATACCAGACAGCCAATTTGGTATGTATGTGCTGCCTCTGTAACTTCCCACTGTGTGATCcccttttatctatttttttttccttttttgctgtttgggtcacacccagcaatgctgggaattactcctggaggtgctcgggggaccatatgggatgccagggattgaacccgggtcagctgtgtgggagGCAGAtgtcttccccactgtactatcgctctgccccctaCGCGCgccttttgttttcttggcttTCATATGAAATTCCAGGGCGTCTGGGTACTGCTGCCTTCTTTCACCCCTTTGTCAGAAGCCAGCTCCTTACTCTGCCCGAATCGCCCAGCCGGGCGGACACTGCTCTGTCTTGCTCTCCAAGGTACTTAGTTTTCATTCCTCCTCCTGGGATTCCCCCCCCCAGACCGGACTGAGGGATGTGTGGGCACCAAGTGTGCTTGCGTGTTGTTCTTCAGGCCTCTCGTGAAGAGCCCTCACCGTCCATGCGAGGAAAGCGAGGCTCAGGCTCCTTAAACACTCGGGTCCACACAGCTTACGAGTGCCCGCGCCTGTATTCAAGCACATTCAAACTGACCCCCTCTATCTGCGTGTTGTCCTTGCAAACAGAAAGCCCCAGTGCCAGACTCCAGAAGGCCCATGTGGTATTTGGAGAGTTAAGTCCAAGGAGCCCACTGTGCCCCAGAGCCTGGCTCCAGGGGGACTGTCCCAGTGCCCAGTGATTGCCACATTAGACCTGTCCTTCACCCCTGGAGGGGCAGTGGGTAGCTGCAGGGCTGGGAACACACCGGGGCTCGCTGCCAGCCAATGGGAAGTGACAGCTCAGGCCTCTGCCCCAGCATCATCTGCTCCTGCTAAGACAATCATCCGCATAAAAGGCTAATTGTATTAATCACAGCCCCCTTCCTTTCAGGAGTTATGAATTGCAATGCAGATGGCTCTGCTGATTGAAGGCTGCGCTCTGCGGGAGAGCGGCCAGATCAGATTACACACCATTAATTAAAAACTTCCCCTGACAAATGGGAGCAAGGGAGTGCACATGAGGGTCTGCCAGGCTGGGGGACGTGGCTGAGCCCACTGGGCAGCTGACCGGGCCCAGAGGAGAGCCAGCCCTGTCTCCTGCGCCTCACTCTGGATGTTCAGACTCTCAcctgcttcctctcctctctcccagcttCTCCGTTCTATTCTGACAGCACAGCTCTCGTGCTATTTGTGAAATAGTGCTCAGATCTCTCCTCTGTCACCCTGAcctcttcttgtttgtttttgtttgggggccacacccagcggtgctcaggcctttctcctggctctgtgctcaggcctcagtcCTGCAGGGACAGAGGTTGCAGTTGCTctcaggtggggagggtggtgatCAGAGACCAGTGTGGTGGCCCCcagttcctcccaccccccagcctagACTCATGTGGAACTGTACCTCCTGAATTCTCTTGATCAATGactgcctcccctccctcctcagccGCCCAGCTTCAGTCATTCATTCATCAAACTTTTATTGAGCACTCAGTGTGTGCTTGGCTctggagacacagagacaaattGTCTCAGAGCTGGAGAGCCTTCTGCAGGGACTCCGCCCCCTGCCCTCCGCAGGCaaccttcttccctcctccctgcgtggggagggggggtgggccgGGGGCAGCTCTTTCTCAACAGGAAGAGTCTCAGCTAAGAGCGGGGGAGAGCTTATGGGTCTGTGGTCTGAACTGTGTAACCTTTAGCAGCTCAGTCTCattctgcacacacacatatgcacgcacgtATGCACGCATGCCTGCACAGCTGTTATTGCTTATAAAAGCCCCGGACTCCGAAAAGCTGTAAGATGAATGAGCAGGGCCTGGCTGGTAGAGACTGGCCAGCACCCGGCCCTGGCAGCCTCAGCACAGGCGGGGAGTATCTGGGCGACCTCTGGGCACCcaggcagcccctcccccgcccgccccttgGGAGACAGGCAAAAGACCTGCCTCtcttttttatggattttttggTTGCTGCATCACAGGGTACCATGGTGATGGGTGCCATAGAGATGAGAACTGACTTTATTGGCTTGTCTCTTCATTCCAGGGTCCCTCCCCaatcccccctccaccctgctTCATGCACTCACAGAGCTCCAGGTCAGGAGCGAAGGAGCCTAGCCTGCTAAAGGGGGCAGAGGAAATGAGAAAAGCCTGCTCTCTCCCACCCTTTCCCGCTCCCACTCTCCATTCTTTCCCCCTCCTCGCCATTACCAAGAGCAATTGTATCCAAACCCTATAATTACATAACAGCAACGATAATCATTTATTGATATTGTTTTTCTGAGGATTTTAAGTTCCAAAAACATTTCccaatctcatttattttcacaGCATTTGTGGCTGTGGGAGGATTGTGCCCATTTTACAGCTGGGAAAGGTTGACTCCAGAGAGGATCCTGAAATCTGGATGGAGAAGGTGGTTGACAACAGCTTGTACGTTAGCAAATCCACAGAGACAATGGGGCCTCCAAAAGTCCTGGCCCGTAAAGCTCTGTTTTCAGAGTCTAgaattcctgattctgtgccccTTGGAATTGTGGATTTGCAGAACCCGGGGGAGCCAAGAATGAGGCTGGAGGAGAGGGCTTAGGCCCCAGGTGGAGTGGAATGGGGGCTGGGGCTCTCAGGCTTGTCCCCCTGAGTAGGCTGGGACAAACGGGGCAGCATTGTGGTTTCTGGCCATGCCCCCCGCCTGCACCCCAGCCTTGGGCTGGCCACGAGAAAATGATCCTCTTGTGCCAACTCTTCAGGCACGCGGAGTGGGAGCTACTGGACTGCCCGCTCCGTCCTCAGGACGCCGAGTCCCCAACCTCACTCAGAGCAGAGGGAGAACATATGCCAGGCTGATTCTTCCCTGCAGGCGCCCTCCCGGggtagggggggagggggtgagacaCTGGGGTGACGCCCTCAATATGCAGAATGGCTCCCAGACTCCACTCCCTGTGGGATGTGGGGACTAGGGTCCAGGCTGGTGAGTGAAGGGAAAACAACGGTGCGTTCCTGCCTCCCCTGCTCCATCACTCAGCAGGGAGCTGAACCCGTCTGCTCCCCACAGTCTCTCTGGAGACCCAGGGACAGGGactggcccccctgccccccccccccgccagaaagaccaacctcctcctcctcccccatgaCAGGACCCTCTATGCCATCTGACACGCACTCTCCATCTCGGCGTCCTCTGAAATAGTCGCGGGGTCTTTCTTCTGGGGTTCCACCCCTCCCACTTGCTCCTCCTTGGCAGTGCCCGTGAAGATGGCCAGTCGCTGGGCCAGAGTTTTAGCATCAGGGAACAGTATAAAGTTGTAGATTAGCGAAGCCAGGATGGCGCCGGCCAGGGGTCCCACCCAGAAGATCTGGGAATACACAGAGAGAAGGGAAGCCCCTCGTGTGAGCTTCCTGGGTCTTGGGGGGACGAGGGAGATGGTCTGGGCACTGGCCCCTTCCTGAGGGTTGAAAGGCTCTCCCAGGAACCACAGGTGTCTTCCAGGCCCTGAGCAGCAGGGGTCCTGCCATCCCCTGCCCCAGGTCTGTGCGCTGAGGGGCTCTCGCTCCCATgagcctccctgctccctcctcttGGACCCTGTTCCTTCCAGGAGTCCCagcagtgctttttgggtcacacccagaggtgctcagggcttactcctggctctgtactcggaaatcacccctggcggtgctcatgggatcatactggctgccacagatcaaacccaggtaactgcatgcaaggcaaattccctacctgctgtactatcgctctggccccaacttctTCCTCAGTTTGGCTTCTTCCTCATTTTGAGTTTGGAAAGTGGTCCGGtagcagagaggaaggaagctGCTAGGCCTTGAGGCCAGGGCTTCGCAGCCCTGCCCATCCCAGTCTAAGTCTACTCGGTACCCGGCTACCGAGGCTGGGCCAAAGGCAGAAAGGAGACCCTGGGCCTCCGAGCCTGGGGAGACCTCCCTGGGGGCCATGAGAGTCGGGGGTGGGGAAACCGGCCTTCCCAAGTGTTTGTAGACCCACAGCTGGTAAAGCCGCAGCCCCTTCCTCCAGGGCCGCCAGCAGGAGGTCTGGGCAGGGcccagagatagttcaggggttaaggtacttgccttgcacgcagcagccaACCCCACTCAAAATACCTGGTGCCacatactgtcccccaagcaccgctgggttcactcctgagcacagagccaggaatagatccTGAGTGCCAGTGGCAGTGTTCCTCAACACCCACCACCCCCGAAAAAGAGAGAAGCTCTCACCCAGTGGACAGCGAACTTCCCAACAATGACAGCGGGGCCGAAGGAGCGGGCAGGGTTCATGGAGCAGCCAGTGAAGTAGATCTGGGGGGCAAGGGTGGGTTCAGGCCTGGGAGGACACAGTCTCCAGGCTGGGCCTGGGCGCGCGGTGCCCTCTGCGCCTTACCCCGATGAGGTGGCCCAGCGCCACGGAGATTCCAATCATGGCAGCCGGGGAGCCTGAGGCTTGGCGACTGTCGGTTGACGCGAAGACGCAGAGCACAAGCTGCAGGGTCAGCACCAGCTCCACAGCCACCGCCTGGCCGCTCGACACGCTGCTGCGCACCTGCGTGAGGCAGACCTGCAGCCGCTGCCCCTGGGCCTTGCCCCAGTTCCTCCGGGGCTCAGGGAGCACAGCCAGGGAGGCCTGCAGAGGGGGCGGTGCCCCGCTCACCCACTGCTGGGTCCAGGGCAATGGTCGGGAGAAGCCCCAGGAGAGGGAAGGCCCAGGGAAGATGGGGTGAGGCTGGAAGCAGGGTCCGGAAGTCtgtgggaagaggaggaggctGGGGCGTAGGTGAACTTGGAGCTGACTAGGGGGACCTGAGGTGAGACAGGACTCCAGGTGTTGGGAGGAAGGAACATGGGGAAGCAGAAGCAGGGGTGCAGGCAGACCCGGAGAAGGGGAGTGCTCCCTTCCACTCCCACGCACCCCACGCTGTCCTCCCACTTAGCCCGTGtctctcctggccctgcctgccaccctcccctatACCTACCACATTGACCCCGAGGGTTTCCCGGACATCCCCCGGCGTGACCCCGTACAGCAGAGCTGCTCCGGCCGTGGCCCCTGCCAGCTGGGCCGCTATGTAGACAAGGGCGCGGGGCAGGGAGATCTGGGAGCCCACGAGGAAGGCCAGAGTCACGGCAGGGTTGACGTGGGCCCCGCTGGCCTTCCAGGTGACCTGCACAGCCATGGCCGTGGCCAGGTTGAAGGTGATGGCGATCTGCAGCACGGAGGGAAGCGCCGAGGGCCAGCGCATGGCGGAGCCCACGCCGAAGAACACGTAGAGCCCCGTGGCCAGGAACTCTGCGAACACGGCCTTGCTGATGGCCGTCCAGAGCTGGCGCACCAGCGGGCAGCCCCGGCCTCCTGCAGCCCGCTCCATCATGCCCCGACCTCTGCCTGCGTCTGTGCTGATGGACTCTGTGTCCCGTGGGGTGGAAGGTGTGGGGGCCCTTGGGGGCGGTGCTGCAGGGGGAGCTCACCTgacagccggggtggggggagtcgcCCGCAGGCGCCCAGCTGGAACTCGCAGGCTTCCAAGCTGTCACGTAGCAGGCGGGGGCTCAGGGCCGGGGCTTGCAACCCATAGAGAGCTGAGCCAGGTGAGGCAGCTCAGCTCCCCAAGGCCAAGGCTTGTTCGTGCCTTTGGGTGCGAGCATTCTATTCTGGTCAGAGATGCCAACACCGAGAGCCCCTCAGTGGCGGTGGCCAGGGGGGATTTTCCATTGGCTCCACCCACGTCCCAGGCCCCCTCCCATCCTGTCCTCTGCTACCTCCTGCGGCTCAGGGGCCAGCACAGCTTCTCCCAGTGCCAcataggggtgtgggggtggtgcgGGGCTGGCCTTGGGTTGTCTCCTCTTGTCCCCAGCAGAATGTCAAAGGTATTTCCCTGGAGAGGCTGTGCCGACAGTCTTCCCCTCGTCATCCCATCTGCAGCCACATTTGCCTGCCCAGCCTCTGTCCTCTGTCTGGGCTCCTGGCTCAGAGCCCCCGCCGGCCCTTGTCCTCTGCTCTCGCCCCTGCTGCCCGGCAGCCTCTGCCGCTCTCCCTCCCATACGCGGTTCCAGTCAGTTCTCCCCACCGCAGCCCAGTGATCGTCCTCAAATGCAAATCGGATCCAGCTGCTCCCGGGCAGAAATCCCTTCAAAGCTTCTGTCCCCTCGGGAGCTCTGCAGctctctgcactcgggggttCTGTTCTCGGCACCTCCAGCCACCCTCTGCCTTCTCCTTGACTCTCTGGCCTCACACCTCCAGCCACCCTCTGTCTTCTCCTTGACCCTCTGGCCTCACCACAAGGTCAGTGATTCTAGATCATTCCAAGGTGCTTTCTCATGAGGAGTGTCTACTCCTGCCGCCAGTTCTAGCACGTACACTGGGTAACTCCTAACTCCTCCCCAAGACAGTTTCCACATGATCTCCTGCTGGGTGAGGAACCCCACCACAGCTGGTCACCACAGTGCTGTCACAGTGTCACCATGTCCCCCAGTGAGGCATGAGCCCCCTGGGGAGTGGAGCCCGGGAACCCAGGCTTGTTCATCTGTGCTGAGGAGTGTCCCTGCCAGGGCACTGAGCTTtgttaaggtaaaaaaaaaaaaaaagtgattggaGCTTCCTGGCCTTCCAGAGGCAGATGACTTTCCTATCTGCTGcttttctgcttgttttgtttttgcctttggaCTGGCACTGATAAATTGTCATGGGGATCACCCCAGCTCTGACCCAGGCCATGTCCCTGGGCAACCCCTCTCTTTCCGCCCACGTCTGTACTTTGAGCTGTTCTGGGTTCACGCTGCCCCTGGACGTCACCTCACCCGCGTCCTGCTCACTGCTCTGTCCACTTGCCCAGCCCAGAACCCTGTGCCCCCTTCTGTCTGGGGACGTGTCTCTTCAGGAGCAGGCAGCGGCCATGGCCATCCAGCGCCCCTGGCCTCAGGAGGGGTCGCGGCCTGCCCAGCTGTCCTGcgacaaacaccccacccaccacaGCGTCAGAAACCCAGACCTCTGAGCTTGGACCCACACTTCCCGCTTCATGCCCAGCCCAGAGCCGGGCCTCATTCCTTCCCGAACCCCAGACTGTTCTGGCCCTCACCCCGCCACTCTCCTCTCCGCAGCAAAGATCTTGAGAGACGTACACTCTGAGGAGCTGCCCGCTGCCTTTGGGTGACCTGGGCCTCTGGCTCAGGACCGAGGCAACCGACTCCAGCCGGCCGTATGAGTTCCCCAGAAAACCGGCAGCGCTGAGTGGGGAAGACTTTCCCCCTTGCTTTCTTCAGAGACTTCGCTCAACACTCCCTCGAAGCCTGCTCTGACTTCCCTCTCACGGGCTCGGGGCAGCTTTGGAGACAAGTTGGCTTGAGCAGAGCCCCTCAGAGCCTCTGCGGTTCCTGTGTGGACCCACCTGttcaggagatgctcaggagagaGTTCAGTGGCTGAGATctgctctgaacaccaccaggagtgacccccgagcacactTAGGGTGGttcctcccaaataaaaaatgtaagatCTTTGAAAAGTTCAGAGAATGAAGGTTGGGTGAGGGCAGGGCCTGTGGGTGACTAGTCTGAGGCCCCTCTTCTCCTGGGAGTCAgctcccagggctgggctggagggcACCAGAGTGATGGACGAGAGACTCCCGGGGTTCCACTCTGGGTCCTGGAGGCCTGGTGTGAGGGgagcagcagccccaggcccagcggcTCTGGATCAGTCCCCTGGGGACAGAGCCTGGCCTGGGGCTGTTGGTCAGCTCCttgagggcaggtgggggccggccaggccctgctcccGCTCTACCCAGCACCTCCCAGACCTGGGTAGAGGTCAGGCACGAGGTCCTGCTCCAGTGCCGAgctctgagcccccccccccagcccccacggctGCTGCTCTGGCCTCTAGAGCTGCCTGGGGCGTCCTGGACTGCTGCTTGCGGGTATCCTGGGAGGTGAGCACATGAGCACACAGGCTCCAGCACACCCCGCCCAGGGCTGCGGAGGGTACAGGGAgcgcaggggagggaggggacagtcaGGATGGAAAGGGAGGGACTCAAGATGCATCCCTGAAGCCACATGGAGTGACAGGTGATAGGTAAGGACATCGCTGTCCTCAGCCCTACTCAGTTGACGGGAGGAAGCTGAGGCTGAGAGGCGCTGGCGGACTGGCCCGCAGAGCTGACCCTCTCGCTCCCGGCCGGCCCTCGCCCTTCTCAGTGTCGCCCCTGTCGCCTGTGGCATCTTCCTCACGCCACCCGGTGCCCTTCCTGCCTTCTGTTATCTGTCCCTGGACTGGGGACGGGGGAGCCCCGCCAGTTCCTGCCCCGATGAGCAGAGGGTCAGGGTGACCAGCCCGCGCGTGCGTGGGCCCGGGGACGGCCAGCCGCGGGCAGACGCGACGCCGCCCAGGGCGCCCAGGGCAGTTCACGGGGCCGCGCGGGGTCGTCGTGAGCGCGCCCCGGCTCTTGCGGGTCCTGAGGAGCGCAGACCCGAGGGACgtagcgccccctgcaggccgccGGCCCACCGCGGCGCGCCGGCCGCCCTCATCAGATGGCCCCTGGCCTCCGGGGACCCTCGCCCCGCAG is part of the Sorex araneus isolate mSorAra2 chromosome 2, mSorAra2.pri, whole genome shotgun sequence genome and harbors:
- the AQP6 gene encoding aquaporin-6, which encodes MMERAAGGRGCPLVRQLWTAISKAVFAEFLATGLYVFFGVGSAMRWPSALPSVLQIAITFNLATAMAVQVTWKASGAHVNPAVTLAFLVGSQISLPRALVYIAAQLAGATAGAALLYGVTPGDVRETLGVNVVRSSVSSGQAVAVELVLTLQLVLCVFASTDSRQASGSPAAMIGISVALGHLIGIYFTGCSMNPARSFGPAVIVGKFAVHWIFWVGPLAGAILASLIYNFILFPDAKTLAQRLAIFTGTAKEEQVGGVEPQKKDPATISEDAEMESACQMA